From a region of the Streptomyces tirandamycinicus genome:
- a CDS encoding glutamate-5-semialdehyde dehydrogenase, with protein sequence MTSLSPYDNLTPVTRAAYRARAAAADIAPLPRAVKDDALLAIADALEVRTSEIVEANAEDIARAREAGTSEAIVDRLTLTPERVRAIAADVRHVAALPDPVGEVVRGSTLPNGIDLRQVRVPLGVVGIIYEARPNVTVDAAALCLKSGNAVLLRGSSSAYSSNTALVRVVRDAVGGSGLPADAVQLVPGESRESVRELMRARGLVDVLIPRGGASLIRTVVEESTVPVIETGTGNCHVYVDAQADLDMAVEILVNSKAQRPSVCNAAETLLVHQDIAGAFLPRALQALAEAGVTVHADERTLALAEGSKATVVPATDEDWETEYLSYDIAAAVVDSLDKAVEHIRLWSSGHTEAIVTTSQAAARRFTRLVDSTTVAVNASTRFTDGGQFGFGAEIGISTQKLHARGPMGLPELTSTKYIVTGDGHTR encoded by the coding sequence ATGACCTCGCTCTCGCCGTACGACAACCTGACCCCGGTCACCCGGGCCGCCTACCGGGCCCGCGCCGCGGCCGCCGACATCGCGCCACTTCCGCGCGCGGTCAAGGACGACGCCCTGCTGGCGATCGCCGACGCCCTCGAGGTGCGGACCAGCGAGATCGTCGAGGCCAACGCCGAGGACATCGCCCGCGCCCGGGAGGCCGGCACCAGCGAGGCGATCGTCGACAGGCTCACCCTGACCCCGGAGCGGGTGCGGGCCATCGCCGCGGACGTCCGGCACGTCGCCGCGCTGCCCGACCCGGTCGGCGAGGTCGTCCGCGGCTCGACCCTCCCCAACGGGATCGACCTGCGCCAGGTCCGCGTCCCCCTCGGCGTCGTCGGCATCATCTACGAGGCCCGGCCGAACGTGACGGTGGACGCCGCCGCGCTGTGCCTGAAGTCCGGCAACGCCGTGCTGCTCCGCGGCTCCTCCTCCGCGTACTCCTCCAACACCGCCCTGGTGCGGGTGGTGCGGGACGCCGTCGGCGGCTCCGGGCTGCCCGCGGACGCCGTGCAGCTCGTCCCCGGTGAGAGCCGCGAATCCGTGCGGGAGCTGATGCGCGCCCGCGGTCTCGTCGACGTCCTCATCCCGCGCGGCGGCGCCTCGCTGATCCGGACCGTGGTCGAGGAGTCCACCGTCCCGGTCATCGAGACCGGCACCGGCAACTGCCACGTCTACGTCGACGCCCAGGCCGATCTCGACATGGCCGTCGAGATCCTGGTCAACTCCAAGGCCCAGCGGCCCAGCGTGTGCAACGCCGCCGAGACCCTCCTGGTCCACCAGGACATCGCCGGGGCGTTCCTGCCCCGGGCCCTGCAAGCCCTCGCGGAGGCCGGTGTCACCGTCCACGCCGACGAGCGCACCCTCGCGCTCGCCGAGGGCTCCAAGGCCACGGTCGTGCCGGCCACGGACGAGGACTGGGAGACCGAGTACCTGTCCTACGACATCGCCGCGGCCGTGGTGGACTCCCTCGACAAGGCCGTCGAGCACATCCGCCTGTGGTCCTCCGGGCACACCGAGGCCATCGTCACCACCTCCCAGGCGGCCGCCCGCCGTTTCACCCGGCTGGTGGACTCGACGACGGTGGCCGTGAACGCGTCCACCCGCTTCACCGACGGCGGTCAGTTCGGCTTCGGCGCCGAGATCGGGATCTCCACGCAGAAGCTGCACGCCCGCGGCCCGATGGGCCTGCCCGAGCTGACCTCGACCAAGTACATCGTGACGGGGGACGGTCACACCCGGTGA
- the proB gene encoding glutamate 5-kinase, translating into MTEARRVVVKVGSSSLTTASGGLDADRVDALVDVLAKVRSGGEKEIVLVSSGAIAAGLAPLGLARRPKDLARQQAAASVGQGLLVARYTASFARYGVRVGQVLLTTDDTSRRAHYRNAYRTLDQLLAMGAVPVVNENDTVATDEIRFGDNDRLAALVAHLVRADLLVLLSDVDGLYDGDPGRPGTSRIAEVGGPADLAGVEIGSAGKAGVGTGGMVTKVEAARIAAAAGVPVVLTSASRAADALAGRDTGTYFRRTGRRSADRLLWLAHASTPQGALTLDDGAVQAVVEGRKSLLPAGIAAVDGEFTAGDPVELRDAGGRAVARGLVNYDSRELPLLLGRSTRDLARELGPAYEREVVHRDDLVVLNP; encoded by the coding sequence GTGACGGAAGCACGCAGAGTCGTCGTGAAGGTGGGCTCGTCCTCGCTCACCACGGCCTCCGGGGGACTCGACGCCGACCGGGTGGACGCCCTGGTGGACGTGCTGGCCAAGGTCCGCAGCGGCGGTGAGAAGGAGATAGTGCTCGTCTCCAGCGGCGCCATCGCCGCCGGGCTCGCACCGCTCGGGCTGGCCCGCCGGCCCAAGGACCTGGCCCGTCAGCAAGCCGCCGCCAGCGTCGGCCAGGGCCTGCTGGTCGCCCGCTACACCGCCTCCTTCGCCCGCTACGGTGTCCGCGTCGGGCAGGTGCTCCTCACCACCGACGACACCAGCCGGCGCGCCCACTACCGCAACGCCTACCGCACCCTCGACCAGCTCCTCGCCATGGGCGCCGTCCCGGTCGTCAACGAGAACGACACCGTCGCCACGGACGAGATCCGCTTCGGGGACAACGACCGGCTCGCGGCCCTCGTCGCCCACCTCGTCCGCGCCGATCTGCTGGTGCTGCTCTCCGACGTGGACGGCCTCTACGACGGCGACCCGGGCAGGCCCGGCACCTCCCGGATCGCGGAGGTCGGCGGGCCCGCCGACCTGGCGGGCGTGGAGATCGGCTCGGCCGGCAAGGCCGGCGTCGGCACCGGCGGCATGGTCACCAAGGTGGAGGCGGCCCGGATCGCCGCGGCGGCCGGCGTCCCGGTCGTCCTCACCTCCGCCTCCCGTGCCGCCGACGCTCTCGCCGGACGGGACACCGGCACCTACTTCCGCCGCACCGGACGGCGGTCCGCCGACCGGCTGCTCTGGCTCGCCCACGCCTCCACCCCGCAGGGCGCGCTCACCCTCGACGACGGGGCCGTACAGGCCGTGGTGGAGGGCCGGAAGTCCCTGCTGCCCGCGGGAATCGCGGCGGTCGACGGCGAGTTCACCGCCGGGGACCCGGTGGAGTTGCGGGACGCCGGGGGCCGGGCCGTCGCCCGGGGCCTGGTGAACTACGACTCCAGGGAACTCCCCCTGCTGCTGGGCCGCTCCACCCGCGACCTCGCCAGGGAACTCGGTCCCGCCTACGAGCGAGAGGTCGTACACAGGGACGACCTCGTCGTCCTGAACCCCTGA
- a CDS encoding bifunctional cytidylyltransferase/SDR family oxidoreductase, protein MSVPHEAKPRTTAVVLAGGTGQRVGLAIPKQLLKIAGKAVIEHTLTIFEQAEAIDDVIVLMAPGFVPDVERIIAKAGLTKVRRVIEGGATRNQTTERAIAALGEGLAEGEDANVLFHDAVRPLLSQRVIADCVRALERYQAVDVAIPSADTIIVTRTHGGDGEFITDVPDRSRLRRGQTPQAFKLSTIRRAYEIAAGDPNFQATDDCSVVLKYLPDVPIYVVAGDEYNMKVTQPVDVFIADKLFQLASTAAPRQADEAAYRELLAGRTLVVFGGSYGIGADIAALAEEYGADVYALGRSTTGTHVENPEHVDDALSKAYAETGRVDYVINTAGVLRIGKLAETDNATIQEALNVNYLAPVQIARASYKYLAESKGQLLLYTSSSYTRGRAEYSLYSSTKAAMVNLTQALSDEWAAEGIRVNCVNPERTATPMRTKAFGQEPAGSLLSSEAVARTSLDVLLSELTGHVIDVRQQDPTRGAGEASGFEQALASVLDRQEDV, encoded by the coding sequence GTGTCCGTGCCGCACGAAGCCAAGCCCCGCACCACCGCAGTCGTGCTCGCCGGTGGTACCGGCCAGCGCGTGGGGCTCGCGATCCCCAAGCAGCTGCTGAAGATCGCCGGCAAGGCCGTCATCGAGCACACGCTGACGATCTTCGAGCAGGCCGAGGCGATCGACGATGTGATCGTGCTGATGGCACCGGGTTTCGTGCCCGACGTGGAGAGGATCATCGCCAAGGCCGGGCTGACCAAGGTGCGCCGGGTCATCGAGGGCGGCGCGACCCGGAACCAGACCACCGAGCGCGCCATCGCCGCCCTCGGCGAGGGCCTCGCGGAGGGGGAGGACGCCAACGTCCTCTTCCATGACGCGGTGCGTCCGCTTCTGTCACAGCGAGTGATCGCGGACTGTGTGAGGGCCCTGGAGCGCTACCAGGCCGTGGACGTGGCCATCCCCTCCGCCGACACCATCATCGTGACCCGCACGCACGGCGGGGACGGCGAGTTCATCACCGACGTGCCGGACCGCTCACGGCTGCGCCGCGGCCAGACCCCGCAGGCGTTCAAGCTCTCCACGATCCGCCGGGCGTACGAGATCGCCGCGGGCGACCCGAACTTCCAGGCGACCGACGACTGCAGCGTCGTCCTCAAGTACCTCCCCGACGTGCCGATCTACGTCGTCGCGGGTGACGAGTACAACATGAAGGTGACGCAGCCGGTCGACGTCTTCATCGCCGACAAGCTCTTCCAGCTCGCCTCCACCGCCGCCCCGCGCCAGGCCGACGAGGCCGCCTACCGCGAGCTGCTGGCCGGCCGGACCCTGGTCGTCTTCGGCGGCTCGTACGGCATCGGCGCGGACATCGCCGCCCTCGCCGAGGAGTACGGCGCGGACGTCTACGCGCTGGGCCGCTCCACCACCGGCACCCACGTGGAGAACCCGGAGCACGTGGACGACGCCCTCTCCAAGGCGTACGCGGAGACCGGACGCGTCGACTACGTCATCAACACCGCGGGCGTACTGCGCATCGGCAAGCTCGCCGAGACCGACAACGCGACCATTCAGGAAGCGTTGAACGTCAATTACCTGGCGCCCGTCCAGATTGCCCGTGCCTCGTACAAGTATTTGGCGGAGAGCAAGGGGCAACTGCTCCTCTACACTTCCTCCAGCTACACCCGGGGCCGCGCCGAATACAGCCTCTACTCGTCGACCAAGGCGGCTATGGTGAATCTCACCCAGGCCCTCTCCGACGAATGGGCGGCCGAGGGAATCCGGGTGAATTGCGTCAACCCCGAGCGCACGGCCACGCCGATGCGCACCAAGGCGTTCGGCCAGGAGCCGGCCGGCTCGCTGCTCTCCTCCGAGGCCGTGGCCCGGACCTCGCTGGACGTGCTGCTTTCCGAGCTGACCGGCCATGTCATCGACGTACGGCAGCAGGACCCGACCCGTGGGGCCGGCGAGGCCTCCGGATTCGAGCAGGCCCTGGCGTCCGTACTGGACCGCCAGGAGGATGTGTAA